The following proteins are co-located in the Engraulis encrasicolus isolate BLACKSEA-1 chromosome 2, IST_EnEncr_1.0, whole genome shotgun sequence genome:
- the arl5c gene encoding putative ADP-ribosylation factor-like protein 5C, whose protein sequence is MGLLFAKLMTVFGDREHKVIIVGLDNAGKTTILYQFLTKEAVQTTPTIGSNVEEIAVRKTRFLVWDIGGQESLRASWGSYYCNTEIVILVVDSTDRERLTLTKDELHRMLAHEELQNASVLVLANKQDIKNSMSAAEISQCLTLSSITTHSWHVQACCALTGEGLLQSLDWMRSRVLAS, encoded by the exons ATGGGACTGCTTTTCGCGAAGTTGATGACTGTGTTTGGAGACCGAG AGCACAAGGTGATCATAGTGGGGTTGGATAACGCTGGAAAGACAACAATCCTCTATCAGTT TTTGACCAAGGAAGCGGTTCAGACAACTCCCACCATTGGCAGCAACGTTGAGGAAATAGCTGTGCGGAAAACCCGGTTTCTGGTGTGGGACATTGGCGGGCAGGAGAGCCTGAGAGCCAGCTGGGGTTCCTACTACTGCAACACAGAG ATCGTCATTTTGGTGGTTGACAGTACCGACCGTGAACGCCTGACTCTAACCAAAGACGAGCTCCATCGGATGCTTGCACATGAG GAGCTGCAGAATGCCTCCGTGCTGGTCTTGGCCAATAAGCAGGACATCAAGAACTCCATGTCGGCGGCGGAGATCTCCCAGTGCCTCACCCTCAGCTCCATCACCACCCACTCCTGGCACGTCCAGGCCTGCTGCGCACTCACCGGCGAAGG GCTTCTACAGAGTTTGGACTGGATGAGGTCTCGGGTGCTGGCCAGTTAA